A region from the Azospirillum thermophilum genome encodes:
- a CDS encoding YifB family Mg chelatase-like AAA ATPase, translating into MVARVNTVAFQGIEVLGIDVQVQMSGGIVAFTVVGLPDKAVGESRERVRAALHALGLALPAKRITVNLAPADVLKEGSHFDLPIALALLTVMGVLPDAEMQRFVALGELALDGALTPVAGVLPAAIDALAQDRGLICPESCGGEAAWAGPDLEVLAPANLLALINHFKGTQVLTRPRPRLQEVGGPPLDLRDVKGNETAKRALEVAAAGSHNLLMIGPPGSGKSMLAARLPGLLPPLDPAEALEVSMIHSVGGLLEGGKLLRQRPFRSPHQSASLPALVGGGTRAKPGEISLAHQGVLFLDELPEFPRPLLEALRQPLETGKAVVSRANHHVTYPARVQLVAAMNPCRCGHLDDASLACARAPKCAADYQSKISGPLFDRIDLHIDVPAVSPADLSLPPPAEGSAEVAARVAVARAIQAERYAGHGPYPAGRAVRTNAEADGELLEKVAAPDQPGRALLTEAADRLKLSARGYHRVMRVARTLADLDGAAGVRRRHVAEALGYRRIAPGR; encoded by the coding sequence GTGGTTGCGCGGGTCAATACGGTGGCGTTTCAAGGCATCGAGGTGCTGGGGATCGATGTCCAGGTGCAGATGTCCGGCGGGATCGTCGCCTTCACCGTCGTCGGCCTGCCCGACAAGGCGGTGGGCGAGAGCCGGGAGCGGGTCCGGGCGGCGCTGCATGCGCTGGGACTCGCCCTGCCGGCCAAGCGGATCACCGTCAACCTCGCCCCTGCCGACGTGCTGAAGGAGGGCAGCCACTTCGACCTCCCCATCGCGCTCGCCCTGCTGACCGTCATGGGGGTGCTGCCGGATGCCGAGATGCAGCGCTTCGTGGCGCTGGGAGAGCTGGCGCTCGACGGGGCGCTGACCCCGGTGGCCGGCGTGCTGCCGGCGGCGATCGATGCGCTGGCGCAGGACCGCGGCCTGATCTGCCCCGAGTCCTGCGGCGGCGAGGCGGCCTGGGCCGGCCCGGACCTGGAGGTTCTGGCGCCTGCGAACCTGCTGGCCCTGATCAACCATTTCAAGGGAACGCAGGTGCTGACCCGCCCCAGGCCGCGCCTGCAGGAGGTGGGAGGACCACCGCTCGACCTGCGCGACGTGAAGGGGAACGAGACCGCCAAGCGGGCGCTGGAGGTCGCCGCCGCCGGATCCCACAACCTGCTGATGATCGGGCCTCCGGGATCGGGCAAGTCGATGCTTGCCGCCCGGCTGCCCGGACTCCTGCCGCCGCTCGACCCGGCGGAGGCGCTGGAGGTGTCGATGATCCACAGCGTCGGCGGGCTGCTGGAGGGCGGCAAGCTGCTGCGCCAGCGTCCCTTCCGCTCGCCCCACCAGTCGGCCAGCCTGCCGGCGCTGGTCGGCGGCGGCACGCGGGCCAAGCCCGGCGAGATATCCCTGGCCCACCAGGGGGTCCTCTTCCTCGACGAACTGCCCGAGTTTCCCCGGCCGCTGCTGGAGGCGCTGCGCCAGCCGCTGGAAACCGGCAAGGCGGTGGTCAGCCGCGCCAACCACCATGTCACCTATCCGGCGCGGGTCCAGCTGGTCGCCGCGATGAACCCCTGCCGGTGCGGGCATCTCGACGACGCCTCGCTGGCCTGCGCCCGTGCGCCGAAATGCGCCGCGGACTACCAGTCGAAGATCTCCGGCCCGCTGTTCGACCGCATCGACCTGCATATCGACGTGCCGGCGGTCAGCCCGGCCGACCTCAGCCTGCCGCCGCCGGCCGAGGGAAGTGCCGAGGTCGCCGCCCGCGTCGCCGTCGCCCGCGCCATCCAGGCGGAGCGCTATGCCGGACACGGCCCCTATCCCGCCGGGCGCGCGGTGCGGACCAACGCGGAGGCGGACGGCGAGCTGCTGGAAAAGGTCGCCGCCCCCGACCAGCCCGGCCGCGCCCTGCTGACCGAGGCGGCCGACCGGCTGAAGCTGTCCGCCCGCGGCTACCACCGCGTGATGCGCGTCGCCCGCACGCTGGCCGACCTCGACGGGGCGGCCGGGGTCCGGCGGCGCCATGTCGCCGAAGCGCTGGGCTACCGGCGGATCGCGCCCGGGCGGTAG
- a CDS encoding helix-hairpin-helix domain-containing protein, with protein MPFSSEDRARLLLVRGVGPKVVERLEQLGICSLAELARCDAATLCAAAADLVGSSCWKNSPQARSAITAAIAAARDAG; from the coding sequence ATGCCGTTTTCCAGCGAGGATCGTGCCCGGCTGCTGCTGGTCAGAGGAGTGGGACCGAAGGTCGTCGAGCGGCTTGAGCAACTCGGCATCTGCAGCCTTGCCGAGTTGGCCCGCTGCGACGCAGCGACGCTCTGTGCTGCCGCAGCCGATTTGGTTGGAAGCAGTTGCTGGAAGAACAGCCCCCAGGCGCGCAGCGCGATCACAGCCGCCATCGCGGCGGCGCGTGACGCGGGCTGA
- a CDS encoding alpha/beta hydrolase translates to MASPVPVLLLSGAYDPVTPPEWAERAATTLPKSRRLVFRSAGHLVTSGEPCALAAATTFIETESLPANACPGAGKPPRFTTP, encoded by the coding sequence GTGGCGAGCCCGGTGCCGGTGCTCCTGCTGTCCGGTGCCTACGACCCGGTGACGCCGCCGGAATGGGCGGAGCGGGCGGCAACCACCCTGCCGAAGAGCCGGCGGCTGGTCTTCCGCAGTGCCGGCCACCTCGTCACCTCCGGGGAACCCTGCGCGCTGGCCGCCGCGACCACCTTCATCGAGACCGAGTCGCTGCCGGCCAACGCCTGCCCGGGGGCCGGCAAGCCGCCGCGCTTCACCACGCCCTGA
- a CDS encoding alpha/beta fold hydrolase codes for MPDRISVARPWWPPIAQSLTFLASLLPVLFSGAPPALAEARFTPGPCWFTVPEGEAALCGTVAVPDRRDRPSAGSFQLPVAVLLSTARQPAADPVLFIEGGPGASPFGTGEAVEERMEVWWDLSAPFRRTRNVILFDPRGVGRAEPDTDCPELDALGSRMPAAPASSEERVQQERTAVLACAARFKGKGLDGASFSTPIAADDALDVATALGASRVNLFAVSYGTRVALEMLRRHGGRVRAAVLDSAYPPDVNAVEEAPWLAQRAFRRLFDDCAANRACRAAYPDLEKRWLALLARLERSPVDLPVTDHDESEVPETLRLTPATMIAAGLEAMTSGEAVPQLPAMLDRATRGRYGPLAEWVPNPWAGDPDTADGLAFAIECRETVNPSDPLRLAETARRFAPYGAVATDDPGQRICRLWPAGHQEPGSGCRWRARCRCSCCPVPTTR; via the coding sequence GTGCCCGACCGCATCTCTGTTGCGCGGCCCTGGTGGCCGCCGATCGCCCAGAGCCTGACGTTTCTCGCCAGCCTGCTGCCCGTCCTGTTCTCCGGGGCGCCGCCGGCGCTGGCCGAAGCGCGCTTCACCCCCGGCCCCTGCTGGTTCACCGTGCCGGAGGGCGAGGCCGCGCTGTGCGGCACGGTCGCCGTTCCCGACCGCCGCGACCGCCCCTCGGCCGGCAGCTTCCAACTGCCGGTCGCCGTGCTGCTGAGCACGGCGCGCCAGCCTGCCGCGGATCCGGTCCTCTTCATAGAAGGCGGCCCCGGCGCCTCGCCCTTCGGAACCGGCGAGGCGGTGGAGGAGCGGATGGAGGTGTGGTGGGATCTGTCCGCCCCCTTCCGCCGCACGCGCAACGTCATCCTGTTCGATCCGCGCGGCGTCGGCCGGGCGGAGCCGGACACCGACTGTCCGGAACTGGACGCGCTGGGAAGCCGCATGCCGGCGGCCCCCGCCTCCTCGGAAGAGCGGGTGCAGCAGGAGCGGACGGCCGTCCTCGCCTGTGCCGCCCGCTTCAAGGGCAAGGGGCTGGACGGTGCCTCCTTCTCCACGCCCATCGCGGCGGATGATGCGCTGGATGTGGCGACGGCGCTGGGGGCGTCGCGCGTCAACCTGTTCGCGGTGTCCTACGGCACGCGGGTCGCCCTGGAGATGCTGCGCCGCCATGGCGGGCGGGTGCGGGCGGCGGTGCTCGACTCGGCCTATCCGCCCGACGTGAACGCGGTGGAGGAGGCGCCCTGGCTGGCGCAGCGCGCCTTCCGCCGGCTGTTCGACGATTGCGCGGCCAACCGCGCCTGTCGTGCCGCCTACCCCGACCTCGAGAAGCGCTGGCTTGCCCTGCTGGCGCGGCTGGAACGGTCGCCGGTCGATCTGCCGGTGACCGACCATGACGAATCGGAGGTTCCCGAGACGCTGCGCCTGACACCGGCCACCATGATCGCCGCCGGGCTGGAGGCGATGACCTCCGGCGAGGCGGTGCCGCAGTTGCCGGCCATGCTGGACCGCGCCACCCGCGGGCGGTACGGCCCGCTGGCCGAGTGGGTGCCGAATCCCTGGGCCGGCGACCCCGACACCGCCGACGGGTTGGCCTTCGCCATCGAGTGCCGCGAGACGGTGAACCCGTCCGATCCGCTGCGCCTCGCCGAGACCGCCCGCCGCTTCGCCCCCTATGGCGCCGTCGCCACGGACGATCCGGGCCAGCGCATCTGCCGCCTGTGGCCGGCCGGCCATCAGGAGCCGGGGAGCGGCTGCCGGTGGCGAGCCCGGTGCCGGTGCTCCTGCTGTCCGGTGCCTACGACCCGGTGA
- a CDS encoding P1 family peptidase: MAVRPGPRNLITDVDGILVGNAQDQTVRSGVTVVLPDRPAVAAVDVRGGAPGTRETDALNPTCLVEQVDAVVLTGGSAFGLDAAAGAMGWLAARGRGFPVGDRRVPIVPAAVLFDLLNGGDKEWGETPPYRALAAAACDAAGPAFALGNAGAGLGAKAGDIKGGLGSASAVMPDGLQVGALIAVNPVGSAVMPGRDTLWAWAWEQDGEMGGQTPPAGPVPLDPVLPFLDAAVPGANTTIGVVATNAVLTKAEALRLATMAHDGMGRAIRPAHTPFDGDTLFGLATGTQALPDGPARAVALARLGALAADCVARAIGRGVYEAESLGPWPSYRARYRAG, from the coding sequence GTGGCCGTCCGGCCGGGACCGCGCAACCTCATCACCGACGTCGACGGCATCCTGGTGGGAAATGCCCAGGACCAGACCGTGCGTTCCGGCGTCACGGTGGTCCTGCCCGACCGTCCGGCGGTGGCCGCGGTGGATGTGCGCGGCGGGGCCCCCGGAACCCGCGAGACCGACGCCCTGAACCCGACCTGCCTCGTGGAGCAGGTGGATGCCGTCGTGCTGACCGGCGGCTCCGCCTTCGGGCTGGACGCCGCCGCCGGCGCGATGGGCTGGCTGGCGGCGCGCGGACGCGGTTTCCCGGTCGGCGACCGGCGGGTGCCGATCGTTCCGGCCGCCGTCCTCTTCGATCTGCTGAACGGCGGCGACAAGGAGTGGGGGGAGACCCCGCCCTATCGTGCCCTCGCCGCCGCGGCCTGCGACGCGGCGGGGCCGGCCTTCGCGCTGGGCAATGCCGGCGCCGGGCTCGGTGCCAAGGCGGGGGACATCAAGGGCGGGCTCGGCAGCGCCTCGGCCGTCATGCCGGACGGGCTGCAGGTCGGGGCGCTGATCGCGGTGAATCCGGTGGGCTCCGCAGTGATGCCCGGCCGGGACACGCTGTGGGCCTGGGCGTGGGAGCAGGATGGCGAGATGGGCGGACAGACGCCGCCCGCCGGTCCGGTGCCGCTCGACCCGGTGCTGCCGTTCCTCGACGCCGCGGTTCCCGGTGCCAACACCACCATCGGAGTGGTCGCGACCAACGCGGTGCTGACCAAGGCGGAGGCGCTGCGCCTCGCCACCATGGCGCATGACGGGATGGGACGGGCCATCCGCCCGGCGCACACTCCCTTCGACGGCGACACGCTGTTCGGGCTGGCCACCGGCACCCAAGCGCTGCCCGATGGTCCGGCGCGGGCGGTCGCGCTGGCGCGGCTGGGAGCGCTCGCCGCCGACTGCGTCGCCCGCGCCATCGGCCGCGGAGTCTACGAGGCCGAGTCGCTGGGGCCGTGGCCCTCCTACCGCGCGCGGTACCGCGCGGGCTGA
- a CDS encoding Crp/Fnr family transcriptional regulator, translating into MRSLTVCAALDPEEVRRLADILQTVRVDAGHTLFAEGDAADALYNVTSGTVKLYKLLPDGRRQITGFLMTGDFLGLAVNESYAYTAETVTSSSLCRFPRKKIDALMDEFPKMQRRLFSMASNELAVAQDQMLLLGRKTAKEKICSFLLMLSQRAARRGHKENPVFVPMSRADIADYLGLTTETVSRTFTQLKTAGVISLQEGNKVQIADMDAMYDLAEGG; encoded by the coding sequence GTGCGCAGTCTGACTGTGTGCGCGGCACTGGACCCTGAGGAGGTGCGCCGTCTCGCCGATATTCTGCAGACCGTCCGGGTGGACGCCGGGCATACGCTCTTCGCCGAAGGCGACGCGGCCGACGCGCTCTACAACGTCACCTCCGGCACGGTGAAGCTGTACAAGCTGCTGCCCGACGGCCGGCGGCAGATCACCGGCTTCCTGATGACCGGCGACTTCCTCGGCCTCGCCGTCAACGAAAGCTACGCCTACACGGCGGAAACCGTCACCAGCTCCTCGCTCTGCCGCTTCCCGCGCAAGAAGATCGACGCGCTGATGGACGAGTTCCCCAAGATGCAGCGGCGCCTGTTCTCCATGGCCTCCAACGAGCTGGCGGTGGCGCAGGACCAGATGCTGCTGCTCGGCCGCAAGACGGCGAAGGAGAAGATCTGCTCCTTCCTGCTGATGCTGTCGCAGCGGGCGGCCCGCCGCGGCCACAAGGAGAACCCGGTCTTCGTTCCGATGAGCCGGGCCGACATCGCCGATTATCTGGGGCTGACGACCGAGACCGTCAGCCGGACCTTCACCCAGTTGAAGACGGCCGGGGTGATCTCGTTGCAGGAAGGCAACAAGGTCCAGATCGCCGACATGGACGCCATGTACGATCTGGCCGAGGGCGGCTGA
- the ccoS gene encoding cbb3-type cytochrome oxidase assembly protein CcoS, producing MTIALSLGLLGLGSFLWALKSGQFDDLDGAAHRILFDDETPQPTQSEKGR from the coding sequence ATCACGATCGCGCTGAGCCTGGGGCTCCTGGGTCTGGGCAGCTTCCTGTGGGCGCTGAAGTCCGGGCAGTTTGACGACCTGGACGGGGCGGCCCACCGGATTTTGTTCGACGACGAAACGCCGCAGCCCACTCAATCGGAAAAAGGCCGCTAA